DNA sequence from the Terriglobia bacterium genome:
CGACCTGGCCTTGATGCGTGAACTCAAGCCGGACTTTGTTCTCTACAACCGTGTTCTCCATGGTCACACCTTGGCCATTTCTGCTTTCGCCGTCCATGGAGCGACTTCTTCGATCAATTCTTCTCCCCAGCGCGCGCCTTCAGCCAGGCGCTGCCGCAGCCGGACGAAATCCACTTCGCGCTGTTCTTTGGTGCCGAAGTGAAATGCGCGGAAGCCCGCGTTGGCCTCGGTCATCATGTTCAGAGCCAGCCATGCGCGACTGGTCTCGCGGTTGCGGTCCCAGTGTTCCAGTTTGTGCTTGCGCAGGCTCTCGATGGTCTTGGTCAGGCAGTCCGGCATGGTGTAGAGCAGCTTGGTGCACATGCTCTCCACCGCTTCGTCCAGGAGCTGCAGATCAACGGTGGCCTCGGCCAAGACTTTCTTGGCGCGATCTTTCTCTTCGCCGGTCTTCCACTCGCCCAGCGCCATGCGTCCGAATTCGTCGAGGTAGCGGTCGGTGACGACGAGAGGATTGGGCGCCCACTTCCCATTCGCTTTCAGTACAGGAACAATCTGCGTGAGCCCGCCCAGCGCGTAGAAGCGGTGTGCGCTCCAGGGTTCGCACAGAGTCGCGCTGGCCATGGCGCGCTCGATTCCCACATACAGCGGAAGAAAATCCGTGCTGCCGCCATCGGGCACGGAGCCGTGCTTGGGCCCGGCCTGGCTGAACACGGCCAGATCGCTGGCGATGGAAAAGTCGCAGGCCATGCCGATTTCCTGTCCGCCGCCCATGCGCATGCCGTTCACCCGGCAGATCACCGGCTTGTCGCAATGCAGGATGGCCGTGACCATGTCATTGAACAGCCGCATGTACTGGCGATACTCGGCCGGCGATCCGGCGTAGATTTCGGCATACTCCCGCGTGTTGCCGCCGCTGCAGAAGGCGCGCGTGCCCGCGCCGGTCAGCACCACGGCCACCGCGGCGCGATCATTGCTGGCTTCGCGCAGCGCCAGGATCACTTCTTTCGCCGTGGACGTGGTGTAGCTGTTCAGCTCGGCCGGATTGTTCAACGTGATCCACACGTTGTGCAGCCCCGGAACGGCCCGGCCTTCGCGGTCGCGCACCGGCCTCTGTTCCACCAGGATTTCACGCGGAACAAAATTCTCAGTCAGGTTGTGGTCTTTCATCGCAGCCTCCCAGGCTTCTTAGTTTGGCACCAGCACCACGCGACGGCGGAATGCGTGCCGGGCGACTCCGGCAAGCACTTCCGGAGTTTCAGTCAACGAATGGCGCTCAATGAATGGTTCGATGGTGACCTTGCCGCTGAGCACCAGGTCAAGCGCGGCGGGATAATTTTCCGCCGGACAACCCCAGTTGCCGCGGGCCGTGGCGTCAAAGGCCATCAGGTTTGACAGCCGCACTTCAACTTTCTTCGGCGTGAAGCCGACGATGGCCAGATGCGCGCCAAAATCGAGCAAGTTGAACGCCGTGATTTGTCCCGCCGGAGTGCCGCTCATCTCAAAAATTTTCAGCGTTGAGCCGGGCGCAGCTTGCTCGCTGGCAAAGTTGCGCACGCTGGCTTTGAGTTGTTTCTCATCGCCCCGGTCAGAATTCAGGATGAGTGACGCTCCATACTGCTGGGCCAGTTCCAGGCGTTCGGCATCAATATCAATGGCGATTGCCTTGGCGCCCATCGCCGCGGCAATCTGCACGGCGAAGCTGCCGATGCCACCCGCGCCCACGATCACCGCCACGTCGCCGGACTTCAATCCCGAACGGCGAATTGCTTCGTAAGGAGTGGTCACGGCATCAGCCACCACGGACAGGGCTGCCAGAGAAACGCCCGGAGGCAGCTTGTCTGGAACGCGGCAAAGCCCGCGCGCGGGCACGCGCACGTGCGTGGCAAAGCCTCCATCGCCGTCGTTGCCGGGCATGAACTGCTTGCGGCAAGTGGTGGGCCGGCCTGCACGGCATGCGGGACATTCGCCGCAAGCGATCACCGCGGGGACAATCACCGCCTGCCCTATCCACAACTGCGCCTTGGCGCCTGCGTCAACCACGTGGCCGGCAATTTCATGGCCCAGCACCAAAGGAAGGACGTGCCGCGTGGGCACGCCTTCTGAGGCGAAGCCTACATCGGTGTGGCACACGCCGCATCCGGCTACCTTAACGATGACCTCGTCCGGTCCGGGCTCAAGCTTCGGCAGCTCCGCCAGATCCAGCGGTTTCCCCACGGTCGAAAGCCGGTATCCATACGCACCCTGGATTGCCATGTTTCCCTCTCAGTTCCTGCTGGCCAGGCGGCGCAAACCAAGCACGGCCGCGCCCAGCGCGCAAACGTATTCACAATCTTCGGCCACATTCACTTTTACATTGAGCCGCTGCTCCAGCGCCCGCACCATCCCTTGCTGATGGGCAACGCCTCCGATGAAGGTGAGCTCGCCGTGCAGGCCCACGCGCTTCAGCAGCGCGCCGGCGCGGTCTGCGAGCGAATCATGGATGCCGCGCAAAATGTCTTCCACGCTCACGCCGCTGCTGACGTGGTTGATGATCTCGCTTTCCGCCAGCACGGCGCATACGCTGCTGATGGGATGCGAGTGGGCGGCATGCAGGGAAAGTTCGCCCACCTGCTCCAGCGGGACCTCCAGATATTTCGCCGCCCGGGCGATGAACATGCCGGAGCCGGCAGCGCACTTGTCATTGCTCTTGAAAGTGTTCACTCGGCCGTTTTCCTTGACGGCGATGGCCCGCGTGGTCTGGCTGCCAATGTCCAGCACAGCGCCGGGATGGGGAAAGAGAAAATAGGCGCCGCGCGCGGCCGTGGTGATCTCCGTAATGGCGATGTCGCGAAAGCTCAGGTTGTAGCGTCCAAAGCCGGTGGCGGCAATGTAGTTCAAGTCCGACCTTAGATTGCCGGCCAGTGCCTGCTCCAGCGCTTCATTGGCCGCCTGATCAACATTGATGCCGCTGCGGGCGCGTCCGCGGCCCAAAATGCGCAGCTCGCTTCCCGGCGAATCCTGCTCGGCCACCAGCGCTTTGGTGAATCCTGATCCGCAATCAATTCCGGCTACTAACGGCATGGTCCCTCCAAACAGTGGCTTCGAAGCTTTCGCCAAGTTTCTCCAGCGAGAACAGCGCAGCGCCCACCGCGCCCATGAACTGGGCGTCCGGGGTGACGATGATTTTTTGTCCCAGCACCGTTTCCAGGGCGCGCACC
Encoded proteins:
- a CDS encoding acyl-CoA dehydratase activase — encoded protein: MPLVAGIDCGSGFTKALVAEQDSPGSELRILGRGRARSGINVDQAANEALEQALAGNLRSDLNYIAATGFGRYNLSFRDIAITEITTAARGAYFLFPHPGAVLDIGSQTTRAIAVKENGRVNTFKSNDKCAAGSGMFIARAAKYLEVPLEQVGELSLHAAHSHPISSVCAVLAESEIINHVSSGVSVEDILRGIHDSLADRAGALLKRVGLHGELTFIGGVAHQQGMVRALEQRLNVKVNVAEDCEYVCALGAAVLGLRRLASRN
- the oah gene encoding 6-oxocyclohex-1-ene-1-carbonyl-CoA hydratase, with protein sequence MKDHNLTENFVPREILVEQRPVRDREGRAVPGLHNVWITLNNPAELNSYTTSTAKEVILALREASNDRAAVAVVLTGAGTRAFCSGGNTREYAEIYAGSPAEYRQYMRLFNDMVTAILHCDKPVICRVNGMRMGGGQEIGMACDFSIASDLAVFSQAGPKHGSVPDGGSTDFLPLYVGIERAMASATLCEPWSAHRFYALGGLTQIVPVLKANGKWAPNPLVVTDRYLDEFGRMALGEWKTGEEKDRAKKVLAEATVDLQLLDEAVESMCTKLLYTMPDCLTKTIESLRKHKLEHWDRNRETSRAWLALNMMTEANAGFRAFHFGTKEQREVDFVRLRQRLAEGARWGEELIEEVAPWTAKAEMAKV
- the had gene encoding 6-hydroxycyclohex-1-ene-1-carbonyl-CoA dehydrogenase — its product is MAIQGAYGYRLSTVGKPLDLAELPKLEPGPDEVIVKVAGCGVCHTDVGFASEGVPTRHVLPLVLGHEIAGHVVDAGAKAQLWIGQAVIVPAVIACGECPACRAGRPTTCRKQFMPGNDGDGGFATHVRVPARGLCRVPDKLPPGVSLAALSVVADAVTTPYEAIRRSGLKSGDVAVIVGAGGIGSFAVQIAAAMGAKAIAIDIDAERLELAQQYGASLILNSDRGDEKQLKASVRNFASEQAAPGSTLKIFEMSGTPAGQITAFNLLDFGAHLAIVGFTPKKVEVRLSNLMAFDATARGNWGCPAENYPAALDLVLSGKVTIEPFIERHSLTETPEVLAGVARHAFRRRVVLVPN